The DNA window GGCGGCTTGGATCGTTTGCCGCGCAGGAAAAACAGGTCCAGGAAAGTGCATTTGATAAGCATTATTAAAAGTTGTAAAATCAGCCAAATCTTTTAAAAAAACGTCTGTGCGGATCACGTGGGTTAAGTCGGAACCGGCAGCTTCGAGAATGTTTCGAATATGTTGAATGACCAAATGTGTCATTTCAACAAGATCTCCTTCCAAAAGCTTCCCTGTGTGGAGGTCAAGAGGAAGTTGCCCTGAAACAAATAATAGTTGTCCTTGCTGCATGTCAACCGCCGCAGCTTGTGAATACGGGCCTAGAGCCGCAGGGGCATCAGAAGTCTGAATTTTACTAAGCTGAGACATGTTTATTCCTTCGCACTGAGGACGTGTGTGTCTTTTTTCTTATTGATTAATTTGCCATGATCAAAAGTTTGCAAAACTTTAGGCAATCCTAAATCGTCATATTTGTTGAATTTTCCATGTTTTTCTCCATGGACATACTCCCCTTCAAAAATAAGAGTTCCATCTTCGTTCCATTCTCTGCAGGTTCCATGTAACTCCCCATTTTTGTAAGGATAAATCGCAGATTTCTGTCCACTTGGGAAGAAGGATTTTTCATCGCCTTCTTTTTTGTCTTGAATGAAGAGGGCTTGTTTTTTGATGGCACCGTTTCCATAGTACTCATAGGCCATGCCATCTTGATTGTCATCCTTGAAT is part of the Parachlamydia acanthamoebae genome and encodes:
- a CDS encoding Rid family detoxifying hydrolase, with product MSQLSKIQTSDAPAALGPYSQAAAVDMQQGQLLFVSGQLPLDLHTGKLLEGDLVEMTHLVIQHIRNILEAAGSDLTHVIRTDVFLKDLADFTTFNNAYQMHFPGPVFPARQTIQAAKLPLDSPLEISCIALIPFKDQ